A genomic segment from Bacteroidota bacterium encodes:
- a CDS encoding ABC transporter permease — protein MILNYIKSTLRNLSRNKFPAALNITGLSVGLAVFIFIMLYIRDELTYDKYHEKYKRIYRIESNFKIAERNEKFAIVPIPMGPAFKLEFPEVETFVRLVNAGNALIRYGDKEYYEENFYFADSTMFDVFTHKFLLGSPEKALSEPFTMVVTRKIANKYFGKDNPIGQVLKTGSDHSYKITAVIEDLPSNSHLKFEALLSAVSLMEGTTPEDFNSMEPLRFWNIGVYTYILLNKNTTIDGIYKKFPAFYEKYMKPIGDQINASIDLLTTPLTGQHFSSGLSSDQPTGNRAYIYIFLAVAVFILLIAAINYMNMATAKSASRAREVGMRKVLGAYRTQLIRQFLSESVLLSVLALLIALVIVYLFLGDFNSLAGKELSFRMLTQPQVLLSVIIVALFVGVISGSYPAFYLSAYQPVNVLKGTFSGSGRRSGLLRRILVVFQFFIAILMIIATLVLSHQLNFMREKNLGFDKKNMVVLQLQDSTFRSKSESFKKELLTNSNILGVTNSTGIPGEINWIQVVRVQMANEMKDNALILAQTDFDFIKVMGMEIVKGRDFDQAMGTDKTEAVIINETGVKTLGWVDDPIGKKIQYGFDLNGNTGRILKVIGVVKDFNFKSLHNKIEPIILFISDEPRYFLSVRISDENTQSTLDFIESKWHAFGAKRPFDYAFLNQRLDEMYQAEHKLGVIFRLAAILTILIALLGLLGLSSFIAEQRFKEIGIRKIHGATVGNIMQLLVREFVILILIAFVISAPIAWWRLDIWINHTFIYHDTMSWIFFLLAGILALGIGTLTISIYILRAATSNPVNAIKYE, from the coding sequence ATTAAAAGCACCTTACGAAACCTGAGCCGAAATAAATTTCCTGCTGCCCTGAATATAACTGGTCTTTCCGTCGGCCTGGCCGTTTTTATATTTATCATGCTCTATATCAGGGATGAACTGACGTACGATAAATATCATGAGAAATATAAAAGAATTTACAGGATTGAATCCAATTTCAAAATTGCTGAGCGAAATGAGAAATTTGCCATAGTTCCTATTCCGATGGGACCAGCCTTTAAACTTGAATTTCCTGAAGTTGAGACATTTGTTCGTCTCGTAAATGCCGGAAATGCACTTATCCGGTATGGAGATAAAGAGTACTATGAGGAAAATTTTTATTTTGCCGATTCTACGATGTTCGATGTATTCACTCATAAATTTCTGTTAGGATCGCCTGAGAAAGCCTTATCGGAACCTTTCACCATGGTTGTCACCCGGAAAATCGCCAATAAATATTTTGGTAAAGATAATCCCATCGGACAGGTATTAAAGACAGGCAGTGACCACAGTTATAAAATTACCGCGGTGATAGAAGATCTGCCTTCAAATTCACATTTGAAGTTTGAGGCGCTACTTTCAGCGGTCAGTTTGATGGAAGGCACCACCCCCGAGGATTTTAATAGCATGGAACCCTTACGGTTCTGGAATATCGGCGTATATACCTATATCCTTCTTAATAAAAATACGACAATTGATGGTATTTATAAAAAATTTCCGGCTTTCTACGAAAAATACATGAAGCCCATTGGCGACCAAATCAATGCGAGTATTGATCTGCTTACCACACCTTTAACCGGTCAACATTTTTCCTCCGGTCTCTCTTCCGACCAGCCCACAGGTAACCGTGCCTATATTTACATTTTCCTTGCAGTTGCGGTGTTTATTTTACTTATCGCTGCTATTAATTATATGAATATGGCAACTGCCAAATCAGCAAGCAGGGCAAGGGAAGTAGGCATGCGTAAAGTCCTTGGGGCTTACAGGACTCAACTGATCCGGCAATTCCTCAGTGAATCGGTCCTTCTATCGGTATTGGCTCTTTTGATTGCTCTTGTGATCGTTTATCTGTTTTTAGGAGATTTTAATAGTCTTGCAGGCAAAGAATTGAGCTTCCGCATGCTTACCCAACCTCAGGTGCTTCTTTCGGTTATTATTGTTGCCTTGTTTGTTGGAGTGATCTCGGGAAGTTATCCGGCATTCTATCTTTCTGCCTATCAACCTGTTAACGTGCTCAAAGGTACTTTTAGCGGCTCTGGCAGGAGATCTGGATTATTAAGAAGGATTTTAGTTGTTTTTCAGTTCTTTATTGCTATCCTGATGATCATTGCTACTCTTGTACTTTCTCATCAATTGAATTTCATGAGGGAAAAAAATCTTGGCTTTGATAAAAAGAATATGGTGGTGCTTCAATTACAGGATTCGACTTTCAGGAGTAAATCGGAATCATTTAAAAAAGAATTGCTCACGAATTCTAATATACTTGGTGTAACCAATTCAACTGGTATTCCCGGGGAGATCAACTGGATTCAGGTAGTAAGGGTTCAGATGGCGAATGAGATGAAGGATAATGCCCTGATACTGGCTCAGACCGACTTTGATTTTATTAAAGTGATGGGTATGGAGATAGTAAAAGGGAGAGATTTTGACCAGGCTATGGGAACCGATAAAACAGAGGCAGTCATAATCAATGAAACAGGGGTGAAAACCCTTGGATGGGTGGATGATCCGATAGGAAAAAAGATACAGTACGGATTCGATCTTAATGGCAACACGGGTAGGATACTGAAAGTTATTGGTGTGGTTAAAGATTTTAACTTTAAATCATTACATAATAAGATAGAACCTATTATCCTCTTTATCAGTGATGAACCACGATATTTCTTATCTGTCCGTATAAGTGACGAAAATACTCAGTCAACACTCGATTTTATTGAATCCAAATGGCATGCATTTGGCGCCAAAAGGCCTTTTGATTATGCATTTCTTAATCAGAGACTCGATGAGATGTACCAGGCAGAGCATAAGTTAGGTGTCATTTTCAGGCTTGCCGCCATTTTGACCATATTAATTGCTCTGCTTGGTTTATTAGGTTTATCCTCGTTTATTGCCGAACAACGTTTTAAAGAAATCGGCATACGGAAAATTCATGGTGCTACAGTAGGGAACATCATGCAATTATTGGTTAGGGAATTCGTCATTCTTATCCTGATTGCTTTTGTGATATCTGCGCCTATTGCCTGGTGGAGGCTTGATATATGGATAAATCATACATTCATTTATCATGATACCATGTCATGGATCTTTTTCTTACTTGCCGGCATTCTCGCTCTGGGAATAGGTACACTCACCATTAGTATCTATATCCTTAGAGCAGCTACCTCAAATCCCGTAAATGCAATAAAATATGAATGA